One region of Peribacillus simplex genomic DNA includes:
- a CDS encoding NCS2 family permease has translation MKNYFRFNELGTNYRREILGGLTTFLSMAYILVVNPVMLTLQSIEDYPDELRMDYGAVFAATALAAAIGSILMGLIARYPISLAPGMGLNAFFAFTVVLGFGIPWQTALTGVLISGIIFVLLSLSGIREKIINAIPVELKYAVGAGIGLFITFVGFQNAGIITNDDSVLVGLGDLTSGNTLLAVFGIVVTVILMTRGVKSGVFIGMVITAIAGMIFGQVPVPEKIIGAVPSIAPTFGVAFDALGNPGDLFTGQMLIVILTFLFVAFFDTAGTLVAVAQQAGLMKDNVLPRVGKGLLADSLSIVSGAILGTSTTTSYVESTSGVAAGARSGFAAVVTGLLFVLSLFFFPLLSVVTSAVTAPALVIVGVLMASSLKNIDWQKFEIAVPAFFTVIMMPMTYSIATGIACGFIFYPITMSMKGRAKEVHPIMWGLGVVFLLYFIFLK, from the coding sequence ATGAAAAACTATTTTCGGTTTAATGAGCTGGGAACTAATTATCGCCGTGAAATACTTGGGGGACTAACTACGTTCCTTTCAATGGCATATATCCTGGTTGTTAACCCTGTGATGCTGACTTTACAAAGTATCGAGGACTATCCGGATGAATTGAGAATGGACTACGGAGCGGTTTTTGCCGCTACCGCCTTAGCAGCCGCAATTGGCTCGATATTGATGGGACTTATAGCCAGGTATCCAATCTCGCTTGCCCCTGGCATGGGATTGAATGCTTTCTTCGCTTTTACCGTTGTACTTGGTTTTGGGATTCCTTGGCAGACAGCTTTAACGGGGGTATTGATTTCAGGTATAATCTTCGTTTTGCTTTCCCTATCGGGGATACGTGAGAAAATCATTAATGCAATTCCGGTCGAATTGAAATACGCTGTCGGAGCCGGTATCGGTTTATTCATTACCTTTGTAGGGTTTCAGAATGCTGGAATCATCACGAATGATGATAGTGTACTTGTCGGACTGGGCGACTTGACATCAGGAAATACTTTATTGGCTGTGTTCGGAATTGTCGTAACCGTCATTTTGATGACGAGAGGCGTCAAAAGCGGCGTGTTCATAGGAATGGTCATTACGGCCATTGCAGGAATGATCTTTGGACAAGTTCCGGTGCCGGAGAAAATAATCGGTGCCGTTCCTAGCATAGCGCCAACATTCGGGGTTGCGTTCGATGCCCTCGGAAATCCCGGTGATCTTTTCACTGGTCAAATGTTAATCGTGATATTGACTTTCTTGTTCGTAGCTTTCTTTGATACAGCCGGTACGTTAGTGGCTGTTGCGCAACAAGCTGGACTGATGAAGGATAATGTACTTCCTAGAGTGGGAAAAGGATTACTAGCTGATTCATTATCCATCGTTTCAGGTGCAATTCTTGGTACATCCACCACTACATCATATGTAGAGTCTACATCAGGTGTTGCTGCTGGTGCTCGAAGTGGATTTGCTGCTGTAGTAACAGGTTTACTGTTTGTCCTATCCCTTTTCTTCTTCCCGCTTCTTTCAGTGGTGACATCTGCGGTGACTGCGCCGGCATTGGTTATAGTCGGAGTATTAATGGCATCTTCACTTAAAAACATTGACTGGCAGAAGTTTGAAATTGCGGTTCCAGCCTTCTTTACCGTTATCATGATGCCTATGACATATTCAATTGCGACAGGGATAGCTTGTGGATTCATCTTCTATCCGATCACTATGTCGATGAAAGGAAGGGCTAAAGAAGTTCACCCAATCATGTGGGGACTTGGAGTCGTCTTCCTTCTATATTTCATTTTCTTGAAGTAA
- a CDS encoding DUF4129 domain-containing transglutaminase family protein — protein sequence MKVTTEKLERFMHVLLYIFGLLLITEWLRPVDKLTDTGNIIIFVLFLIFSLLLHYFRVHWSIRFILISAYIMISLQFLHSKTALFQLSWLKGFLVDFSGNLGYIYDGNWELITNPFRTFLFFTLLWLVSYLIHYWVMVRQSIFFFFMLTVIFISVLDTFTPYVGDKAMIRIISIGFLMLGLLSLLRLTIQEMIRFPMVSINKWILMLTGMISVSVLVGFGAPKLSPQWPDPVPYITSYSDKALKEDGSSKGKSVGYDEDDSDLGGSIEPDSSTVFYNNAPAGHYWKVENKDVYTGKGWVSILEKDFHSFSNGQDMASLNIYDVPKVVKTEEMTAKLSMTESYSHIIHPQSGYLKKIESKSGIDFKYYQGMDKVISERENGERLVMKEYELVYDMPSFDIAELRKTTEPDESMDLLMEKNTQLPEGLPNRIYELGSRLTKNESNWYDKAKAIEDYFDGPEFIYSKDDIPYPETNQDYVDQFLFETQKGYCDNYSSAMVVLLRAANIPARWVKGYTEGEKSIHDGESVYKVTNNNAHSWAEVYFSGIGWVPFEPTKGFDGEVEFYDSELKQEEIKNSGPTKERQTKKETRERQNTPDRETQSSGKMGIGGIGGMEGLLKWTAITLLSVMILVSMGYFSRRKWIPYLQILHYRNKSGARFTTAYLILLKQLKRAGLVRPEGQTLREYAAYVDVVYDTDEMSELTAAYELMIYRGDVEDREWKHFQKGWESLMRKTSS from the coding sequence ATGAAAGTCACTACCGAAAAGTTGGAAAGGTTCATGCATGTCCTCCTATATATCTTTGGTCTGTTGTTGATCACTGAGTGGTTAAGGCCTGTCGATAAACTCACCGATACAGGGAATATCATCATTTTTGTTCTATTTTTGATTTTTTCCTTACTGCTGCACTATTTCCGCGTGCATTGGTCAATCCGGTTTATTCTCATTAGTGCTTATATAATGATTTCTTTACAGTTCCTTCATTCGAAAACCGCTTTATTTCAATTATCATGGTTGAAAGGATTTCTAGTGGATTTTTCGGGAAACCTAGGGTATATATACGATGGGAATTGGGAATTGATAACAAATCCATTTCGGACGTTTCTGTTTTTTACCCTTCTTTGGCTTGTATCGTATTTGATCCATTACTGGGTGATGGTGAGGCAAAGCATCTTTTTCTTTTTTATGTTAACGGTGATTTTCATTTCTGTACTAGATACATTCACTCCCTATGTGGGGGATAAGGCAATGATAAGAATCATCAGCATCGGGTTCTTGATGCTCGGTCTGCTGTCCCTGCTGCGTCTAACGATACAGGAGATGATTAGGTTTCCGATGGTTTCCATAAATAAATGGATCTTGATGCTGACCGGAATGATATCGGTAAGTGTCCTTGTTGGTTTCGGTGCCCCAAAACTCTCTCCGCAGTGGCCGGACCCAGTGCCTTATATTACTTCTTATTCTGATAAAGCCCTGAAAGAAGACGGTAGTTCGAAGGGGAAAAGTGTCGGATATGATGAAGACGATTCGGATCTTGGCGGTTCGATAGAGCCAGATAGTTCCACCGTTTTTTATAATAATGCACCTGCAGGACATTATTGGAAAGTGGAGAACAAGGATGTTTATACCGGGAAAGGATGGGTTTCCATACTGGAAAAGGACTTTCACTCTTTTTCCAACGGTCAGGATATGGCATCTTTAAATATTTATGACGTTCCTAAAGTGGTTAAAACAGAAGAAATGACAGCAAAACTGTCCATGACGGAATCATATTCCCATATAATTCATCCGCAGTCAGGGTATTTAAAAAAGATTGAGTCCAAAAGCGGAATCGATTTCAAATATTATCAGGGTATGGACAAGGTCATTTCTGAACGGGAAAATGGCGAAAGACTGGTCATGAAAGAGTATGAGCTGGTCTATGATATGCCGAGTTTTGATATAGCTGAGTTAAGGAAAACCACAGAACCTGACGAATCGATGGATTTGTTAATGGAAAAAAACACACAGCTTCCAGAGGGATTGCCAAACCGGATCTACGAATTGGGATCCCGACTTACAAAAAATGAATCGAATTGGTACGATAAAGCAAAAGCAATTGAGGATTATTTTGACGGACCTGAATTCATTTATTCAAAGGACGATATTCCGTATCCGGAGACAAATCAAGATTATGTCGATCAATTTTTATTCGAGACGCAGAAAGGGTATTGTGATAATTATTCAAGTGCAATGGTCGTTTTACTTCGTGCCGCCAATATACCTGCCAGGTGGGTAAAGGGTTATACGGAAGGGGAAAAATCAATCCATGATGGTGAATCTGTTTATAAGGTGACCAATAATAATGCACATTCCTGGGCCGAGGTTTATTTTTCAGGGATAGGCTGGGTCCCCTTCGAGCCGACAAAGGGTTTCGATGGGGAAGTTGAATTTTACGATTCGGAATTGAAACAGGAAGAGATCAAGAACTCTGGCCCAACTAAGGAAAGACAAACAAAGAAAGAGACCAGGGAACGCCAGAATACACCCGATAGGGAAACTCAAAGCTCAGGCAAAATGGGTATTGGGGGTATTGGGGGCATGGAAGGGCTCTTAAAATGGACTGCCATCACACTGTTAAGTGTAATGATTCTTGTTTCAATGGGTTATTTTTCCAGAAGGAAGTGGATTCCATATCTGCAGATTCTTCATTATAGAAACAAATCAGGTGCTCGTTTTACGACAGCATATTTAATATTACTGAAACAATTAAAGCGAGCAGGTTTAGTTCGTCCGGAGGGGCAAACTTTAAGGGAGTATGCCGCCTATGTGGATGTAGTGTACGATACAGATGAGATGAGTGAATTGACGGCTGCATACGAGTTAATGATATATCGTGGAGACGTGGAAGATCGCGAATGGAAACACTTTCAAAAGGGTTGGGAAAGCTTAATGAGAAAAACTAGCTCTTGA
- a CDS encoding DUF58 domain-containing protein: protein MGKFISISRGNMSVIGLVSLMVVTFCFAMFQGGFVSWFIFYSFLPFSTYAAILLFYPLHAFTVERKSNKRECYPGDSVEIVLTFTRKNLMPLLFMLVEEELPQRMEDSGFQRKIMIFPGFKRTFSMSYTLENLPRGEHSFQSIRFRIGDFFGLFEKEAIYSSPLKITVFPPYHELAYSDLDRVFNQGAVGSTKKTQREHSVVSGVRKYQPGDQLSWINWKATARTSEIMTKEFEVQKNRDLFIVLDNKPSDLLEESIVMTASIAHAMLKKGMEIGYASMGSRVIIPTGAGNNHRRKIFYRLAKEEPSEVNALDEKIWKGILPANAAVIFIVSDLTLEKVDMLSASLANNGLMLCVKKPEDLTDEEKMSRSTAVSRGIKVSFFEHGQLKCDLSEVMAE, encoded by the coding sequence ATGGGCAAATTCATCAGCATTTCAAGGGGAAATATGAGTGTGATCGGACTGGTATCACTCATGGTCGTTACCTTTTGCTTTGCAATGTTTCAAGGTGGTTTTGTCAGTTGGTTTATTTTTTATTCGTTTTTGCCATTTTCTACTTACGCTGCGATCCTGCTGTTTTATCCGCTGCATGCCTTTACCGTTGAGAGAAAGAGCAATAAACGGGAATGCTATCCAGGCGATTCTGTTGAAATAGTCTTGACATTTACCCGTAAAAACCTAATGCCCCTATTATTTATGTTGGTGGAGGAGGAATTGCCTCAGAGGATGGAAGATAGCGGATTCCAAAGGAAAATAATGATCTTTCCCGGGTTCAAGCGTACCTTCAGTATGTCATATACATTGGAAAACTTGCCCCGCGGAGAACATTCGTTTCAATCGATCCGCTTCAGGATAGGGGATTTTTTCGGGCTCTTTGAAAAGGAGGCGATATATAGCTCACCTTTGAAAATAACTGTTTTCCCTCCATATCATGAGCTTGCCTACAGTGATCTTGATCGAGTGTTCAATCAGGGGGCGGTGGGTTCAACAAAGAAAACACAACGGGAACATTCAGTGGTCTCCGGGGTAAGGAAGTATCAGCCAGGCGATCAATTGTCATGGATTAACTGGAAGGCGACGGCTAGAACGAGTGAAATCATGACGAAGGAATTCGAAGTGCAGAAAAACCGGGATTTATTCATCGTGCTTGATAATAAGCCTTCGGATTTATTAGAAGAATCCATTGTAATGACGGCTTCCATCGCACATGCCATGTTAAAAAAAGGCATGGAGATCGGGTATGCAAGTATGGGATCGAGGGTAATTATACCGACAGGAGCAGGCAATAACCATAGACGAAAGATTTTTTACCGACTTGCTAAAGAAGAACCAAGTGAGGTAAACGCATTGGACGAAAAGATATGGAAGGGGATCCTTCCGGCAAACGCTGCTGTGATATTCATTGTTTCAGACTTAACCTTAGAAAAGGTGGACATGTTGAGTGCTTCCCTTGCTAATAATGGATTGATGTTATGTGTGAAGAAACCGGAAGATCTTACTGATGAGGAAAAAATGTCAAGATCTACAGCAGTCTCGAGGGGGATAAAGGTTAGCTTTTTTGAACATGGCCAACTAAAATGTGATTTATCAGAGGTGATGGCGGAATGA
- the ptsG gene encoding glucose-specific PTS transporter subunit IIBC, with amino-acid sequence MFKKLFGVLQKIGKALMLPVAILPAAGILLAFGNALQNETLLDIAPFLASGGVEMIASVMENAGNIIFGNLPLLFAVGVAIGLAGGEGVAGLAAIIGFLIMNVTMGTVLGIDAADIENNGAVYSNVLGIPTLGTGVFGGIIVGVMAAVMYNKFYEIELPSYLGFFAGKRFVPIVTAASAVILGLLMILIWPTIQSGLNAFSENMLGANLTLGAFVFGVVERALIPFGLHHIFYSPFWFEFGSYIPQGGGTPVRGDQAIFMAQIKDGVQNLTAGTFMTGKYPFMMFGLPAAALAIYHEARPERKKIVGGLMASAALTSFLTGITEPLEFAFLFVAPVLFGIHCLFAGLSFMTMHLLNVKIGMTFSGGLIDYVLFGLINPQTNAWIVIPVGLVFALIYYFGFRFAIRKFNLKTPGREVEEDDETGGSASTAGSLPGDILDAMGGKENISHLDACITRLRVSVNDIGNVDKNRLKKLGAAGVLEVGNNIQAIFGPRSETIKGQMKDIIDGKRPRKVETSPEEGVEKQIEDIVPKPLRTEEVSERFISPIKGELKPITEVPDAVFAEKMMGDGFAILPEEGLVVSPVDGTIVNLFPTMHAIGIVSDVGREILIHVGIDTVKLEGKGFEALVAQGDKVTSGQPLLKVDLEYVKNNAVSIITPIVFTNLSEGESVKIEKAGNVDREEADVISIGK; translated from the coding sequence ATGTTTAAGAAGTTGTTTGGCGTTTTGCAAAAAATCGGAAAAGCCTTGATGCTTCCAGTAGCCATTTTACCAGCGGCCGGAATATTGCTTGCGTTTGGTAATGCATTGCAAAACGAGACTTTATTGGATATCGCCCCGTTTCTTGCGAGTGGCGGAGTTGAAATGATCGCATCGGTCATGGAGAATGCCGGAAATATTATTTTTGGGAATCTTCCCTTGTTGTTTGCTGTGGGGGTCGCGATTGGGCTAGCTGGTGGAGAGGGTGTTGCCGGGCTGGCGGCGATTATCGGGTTCTTGATTATGAATGTGACGATGGGAACTGTCCTTGGAATTGACGCTGCCGACATTGAGAATAATGGTGCGGTGTACAGCAATGTTCTGGGTATCCCGACGTTGGGAACTGGCGTGTTCGGCGGTATTATTGTCGGTGTCATGGCTGCTGTTATGTATAATAAATTTTATGAAATTGAACTGCCTTCATATTTAGGATTTTTTGCAGGTAAACGTTTTGTACCCATTGTAACAGCTGCAAGCGCAGTTATTCTTGGGTTGTTGATGATTTTGATTTGGCCAACGATTCAATCGGGATTAAATGCATTTTCCGAAAATATGTTAGGTGCTAACCTGACACTGGGAGCTTTCGTGTTCGGGGTTGTGGAACGTGCGTTAATTCCGTTTGGGTTGCATCATATCTTCTATTCGCCATTCTGGTTTGAATTTGGCAGCTATATCCCTCAAGGCGGGGGAACGCCAGTCAGAGGTGACCAGGCCATCTTCATGGCGCAAATTAAAGATGGTGTACAGAATTTAACGGCAGGTACTTTCATGACTGGTAAGTATCCATTCATGATGTTCGGGTTGCCGGCTGCAGCTTTGGCCATTTATCATGAAGCAAGACCGGAACGAAAGAAAATAGTCGGAGGCCTGATGGCTTCGGCGGCACTTACATCTTTCTTGACTGGGATTACTGAGCCACTTGAATTTGCTTTCTTATTTGTTGCACCTGTACTTTTCGGAATCCACTGTCTGTTTGCAGGTCTATCTTTCATGACCATGCATTTACTGAATGTGAAAATCGGGATGACGTTCTCGGGTGGTTTGATCGATTACGTACTGTTTGGTTTAATTAATCCTCAAACCAATGCTTGGATTGTTATCCCGGTTGGTTTAGTCTTTGCACTTATCTATTACTTTGGATTCAGATTTGCAATAAGGAAGTTTAACCTTAAAACTCCTGGTCGTGAAGTGGAAGAGGACGATGAAACGGGGGGATCTGCAAGTACAGCTGGAAGTCTGCCTGGGGATATCTTGGATGCTATGGGTGGGAAAGAAAATATTTCTCACTTAGATGCTTGCATTACCCGTCTTCGTGTATCGGTGAATGACATCGGTAACGTTGATAAAAATAGGTTGAAGAAACTTGGAGCCGCTGGAGTGCTGGAAGTTGGCAATAACATCCAAGCGATCTTCGGACCTCGTTCAGAAACGATCAAAGGGCAAATGAAGGATATTATCGATGGAAAAAGGCCTCGTAAAGTAGAAACGTCTCCTGAAGAGGGCGTGGAAAAACAAATCGAGGATATCGTCCCGAAACCTTTACGGACGGAAGAAGTTTCCGAGCGCTTTATTTCACCTATTAAAGGCGAATTAAAACCGATTACGGAAGTGCCTGATGCAGTCTTTGCTGAAAAAATGATGGGTGATGGGTTTGCCATTTTGCCGGAGGAAGGATTGGTTGTTTCTCCTGTTGATGGCACGATCGTTAACCTATTCCCGACCATGCACGCAATAGGTATCGTTTCCGATGTTGGACGTGAAATCTTAATACATGTCGGGATCGATACAGTTAAGTTGGAAGGCAAAGGCTTCGAAGCACTTGTCGCTCAAGGAGACAAAGTGACAAGCGGACAGCCGTTGCTTAAAGTTGATTTAGAATATGTCAAAAACAATGCAGTTTCTATAATTACGCCAATCGTCTTTACCAACCTTTCGGAGGGTGAAAGTGTGAAGATTGAAAAGGCGGGGAATGTAGACAGGGAAGAAGCGGACGTAATTTCTATCGGCAAATAA
- a CDS encoding AAA family ATPase: MSYKQVNQKLEMVLGNIEKVIVGKRDIAELSIVALLSGGHVLLEDVPGVGKTVMVRALAKSIGASFKRIQFTPDLLPSDVTGVSIFNPKEQEFVFRPGPIMGHIILADEINRTSPKTQSALLEAMEEASVTIDGITRGLDKPFFVMATQNPSEYEGTYPLPEAQLDRFLLKMNIGYPDVEEEIEVLHRAQYMAPLEELESVITIVELISLQAEVKAVIVDDTIKRYIVELANQTRTHEGVYLGVSPRGSIALMKAAQAYALIQGRDYVLPDDVQYLVPFVFSHRLILKPEADYDGFDTGMVIHEIVAMTQVPVKRVVT, translated from the coding sequence ATGAGTTATAAGCAGGTCAATCAGAAACTTGAAATGGTTCTGGGTAATATCGAAAAGGTGATTGTCGGAAAACGGGATATAGCAGAACTAAGCATCGTGGCACTTCTTTCCGGTGGACATGTCTTATTGGAGGATGTTCCGGGTGTGGGAAAGACAGTCATGGTAAGGGCGCTGGCAAAATCAATTGGTGCAAGCTTTAAGCGTATACAATTCACGCCTGATTTACTGCCTTCTGATGTAACGGGTGTTTCAATCTTTAATCCTAAGGAACAAGAATTCGTTTTTAGGCCAGGACCGATAATGGGCCATATTATTTTAGCCGATGAAATTAACCGGACCTCGCCTAAAACGCAGTCTGCCTTGCTTGAAGCCATGGAAGAGGCAAGTGTGACGATTGATGGTATCACAAGAGGATTGGATAAGCCCTTTTTCGTAATGGCGACACAAAACCCCAGTGAGTATGAGGGAACATATCCGCTTCCAGAGGCTCAATTGGATAGATTCCTATTAAAAATGAACATTGGCTATCCAGATGTGGAAGAAGAGATAGAGGTACTTCATAGGGCTCAATATATGGCACCGCTTGAAGAGCTGGAATCCGTCATCACCATAGTTGAATTGATATCATTACAGGCAGAGGTAAAAGCGGTGATAGTGGATGATACAATAAAACGTTATATTGTTGAATTGGCGAATCAAACCCGTACGCATGAAGGGGTTTATTTAGGGGTAAGCCCGCGTGGATCGATAGCGTTGATGAAGGCAGCCCAAGCATACGCTTTGATCCAGGGCAGGGACTATGTTTTACCGGACGATGTTCAATATTTAGTTCCATTCGTATTCTCCCACCGGCTTATTTTGAAACCCGAAGCGGATTATGATGGATTCGATACCGGGATGGTGATACATGAAATTGTCGCGATGACTCAAGTGCCTGTAAAGCGGGTTGTGACTTAA
- the glcT gene encoding glucose PTS transporter transcription antiterminator GlcT, with protein MNGFIVEKVLNNNVVIATHPSYGEVVSIGKGLGFNRKKGEELSPELAEKTFVLKNVKEQESYKKLLPQIDQSLQAAIIESIHLINDRVTGKLNEHIHVGLTDHLLFALQRVSQGMTIKNPFLKETITLYPFEHDIAVDVIDLIQDKTGIGLPQGEIGFITLHIHSAIANKDLSEVNQHSQLIHHLIQVVEEQLNVQINKESIDYTRLVRHLRFMIDRVLAGEKVDEPEKIALLLKEEYPLCYNISWKLIKIMQQKLGKPVCDAEAVYLTMHIQRLQKKIK; from the coding sequence ATGAATGGTTTTATCGTTGAAAAGGTTTTGAACAATAATGTGGTGATTGCCACGCATCCGTCGTATGGTGAAGTAGTTTCTATTGGAAAGGGCTTAGGCTTTAACCGAAAGAAAGGCGAAGAATTAAGTCCGGAACTTGCGGAAAAAACATTCGTTCTAAAAAATGTTAAGGAACAGGAAAGTTATAAAAAACTTTTACCGCAGATCGATCAAAGTCTTCAAGCTGCCATCATAGAATCCATTCATCTCATTAACGATCGAGTAACTGGAAAACTCAATGAACATATACATGTCGGTTTAACTGATCATTTACTGTTCGCCCTTCAGCGTGTTTCACAAGGAATGACTATCAAAAATCCATTCTTGAAAGAAACGATAACCCTTTATCCGTTTGAACATGATATTGCTGTTGATGTAATCGACTTAATTCAGGATAAGACAGGCATAGGCCTTCCCCAAGGGGAAATCGGTTTTATTACGCTTCATATTCATAGTGCAATAGCAAATAAAGACTTATCGGAAGTCAATCAACACTCACAATTAATCCACCATCTTATCCAAGTCGTTGAGGAACAGCTCAACGTACAAATTAATAAGGAAAGCATTGACTATACACGTTTGGTCCGTCATTTAAGATTCATGATAGACAGGGTGTTGGCTGGGGAAAAAGTAGATGAACCTGAAAAAATTGCATTGCTATTGAAAGAAGAATATCCCTTGTGTTACAATATCTCATGGAAGCTAATAAAAATTATGCAACAGAAATTAGGCAAACCGGTTTGTGATGCGGAAGCTGTCTATCTAACGATGCATATCCAACGATTACAAAAGAAAATAAAATAA
- a CDS encoding shikimate kinase yields the protein MINKNTSLRMQSIVFIGFMGVGKTTIGQKVARKLYRDFIDIDQEIEKEFNMPTTEIFKKFGEKTFREKEKSVIESFSQQQLKIISVGGGAFLQEDIRNICLSNCIVFYLDLSWDYWKERIGLLIDSRPVLQSRSLEEIEELFNTRQEIYSYHHSKVNMNDLDVEEVADYIVDSLKVAWDIYEPLK from the coding sequence ATGATTAATAAAAACACATCTTTAAGGATGCAAAGCATCGTTTTTATTGGCTTTATGGGTGTAGGAAAGACGACGATCGGACAGAAAGTAGCGAGGAAATTATATAGGGACTTTATTGATATAGATCAAGAAATTGAAAAGGAATTCAATATGCCCACCACGGAAATATTCAAGAAGTTTGGGGAAAAAACTTTTCGCGAAAAAGAAAAAAGTGTGATTGAAAGCTTTAGTCAACAACAATTGAAAATCATTTCAGTCGGAGGAGGAGCATTTTTACAAGAGGATATACGGAATATCTGTTTATCTAATTGCATTGTCTTCTACCTTGACTTATCTTGGGATTATTGGAAAGAGAGAATAGGGCTGCTTATTGATAGTAGACCAGTGTTACAAAGTCGAAGCCTTGAAGAAATAGAAGAACTTTTTAATACCAGACAGGAAATATACTCCTATCATCATTCAAAAGTGAATATGAATGACCTTGATGTCGAAGAGGTAGCAGATTATATTGTTGATTCATTGAAAGTCGCCTGGGATATTTACGAACCACTTAAGTAA
- the guaA gene encoding glutamine-hydrolyzing GMP synthase, with protein sequence MPGKTELQKNQEMIVVLDFGSQYNQLITRRIREFGVYSELHPHTITVEEIEKMNPTGIIFSGGPNSVYDATAFGCDERIFEMGLPIFGICYGMQLMTKHFGGKVEPAKNREYGKAALAIQNESKLFSDLPKEQIVWMSHGDLVVETPEGFKIDGTNPSCPISAMSDESRKLYAVQFHPEVRHSVYGNDILKNFVFGVCGCKGDWSMENFIEVEMEKIRQTVGNKKVLCALSGGVDSSVVAVLIHKAIGDQLTCIFVDHGLLRKGEAEGVMETFSEGFNMNVIKVDASERFLSKLAGVSDPEQKRKIIGNEFIYVFDDEATKLEGIDFLAQGTLYTDIIESGTATAQTIKSHHNVGGLPEDMQFKLIEPLNTLFKDEVRALGSEMGIPDEIVWRQPFPGPGLGIRVLGEISDEKLEIVRESDHILREEIKKNGLEREIWQYFTVLPNIRSVGVMGDARTYDYTIGIRAVTSIDGMTSDWARIPWDVLEIISTRIVNEVNHVNRVVYDITSKPPATIEWE encoded by the coding sequence GTGCCGGGGAAAACAGAATTGCAAAAGAACCAGGAAATGATCGTAGTACTTGATTTCGGAAGCCAATATAACCAATTGATCACTCGTCGTATCCGTGAATTTGGTGTGTACAGTGAGCTTCATCCTCATACAATTACTGTAGAGGAAATCGAGAAAATGAACCCAACGGGAATAATATTCTCAGGGGGCCCGAATAGTGTTTATGATGCAACTGCATTTGGTTGTGATGAACGCATATTCGAAATGGGCCTACCGATTTTCGGTATTTGTTATGGCATGCAGCTTATGACTAAACATTTTGGCGGAAAAGTGGAACCAGCGAAAAACCGTGAATACGGAAAAGCGGCACTTGCCATCCAAAATGAGTCCAAGTTATTCAGTGATCTGCCGAAAGAACAAATCGTCTGGATGAGCCATGGTGATTTAGTGGTGGAAACGCCTGAAGGTTTCAAGATTGATGGAACGAACCCATCTTGCCCAATTTCGGCCATGAGTGACGAGTCACGTAAATTGTATGCCGTACAATTCCATCCGGAAGTCCGTCATTCAGTTTATGGAAATGACATTTTGAAAAATTTCGTATTCGGCGTTTGTGGTTGCAAAGGTGACTGGTCAATGGAGAACTTCATTGAAGTCGAGATGGAGAAAATCCGTCAAACTGTCGGAAATAAAAAAGTGTTATGCGCATTGAGCGGCGGAGTGGATTCATCCGTTGTTGCTGTTTTGATTCATAAAGCGATTGGCGATCAGTTAACATGTATTTTCGTTGATCATGGATTACTACGTAAAGGAGAAGCCGAAGGTGTAATGGAAACATTCAGTGAGGGCTTCAATATGAACGTAATCAAGGTCGATGCATCAGAACGTTTCCTATCGAAACTTGCTGGCGTTTCAGATCCGGAACAAAAACGGAAAATCATCGGCAACGAATTCATCTACGTATTCGATGACGAAGCAACGAAGCTCGAAGGCATTGATTTCCTTGCTCAGGGAACACTTTACACAGACATTATTGAAAGTGGGACGGCTACTGCACAAACAATTAAATCGCATCACAACGTTGGCGGTTTGCCGGAAGATATGCAATTTAAATTGATCGAGCCATTGAACACTTTATTCAAGGATGAAGTGCGTGCACTTGGAAGTGAAATGGGCATTCCAGATGAAATCGTTTGGCGTCAACCATTCCCAGGTCCTGGTTTAGGCATTCGTGTATTAGGCGAAATTTCAGATGAAAAACTTGAAATCGTTCGTGAGTCTGACCATATCTTACGTGAAGAAATTAAAAAGAATGGTTTGGAACGTGAAATTTGGCAGTACTTTACAGTGCTTCCTAACATCCGTAGTGTAGGGGTAATGGGCGACGCCCGTACGTACGATTACACAATCGGGATCCGAGCGGTTACATCCATTGACGGAATGACTTCCGATTGGGCGAGAATCCCATGGGATGTACTTGAAATCATCTCGACGAGAATCGTTAATGAAGTAAACCATGTAAATCGCGTCGTGTATGACATTACGTCTAAGCCGCCTGCAACTATCGAGTGGGAATAG